CGATGTCGCGGATGGTCGAGACGTACGCCTTCGCGAGCTCGGGGGCCTGGCCCTCCGCCCCGTAGATGATGTCCGTGACGATCTCGACGAGCGGCACGCCGGCGCGGTTGTAGTCGACCAGCGAGTGGTCGGCGCCCTGGATGCGGCCCGTCGCGCCGCCCACATGCGTGAGCTTCCCGGCGTCCTCCTCCATGTGCGCGCGCTCGATCGGCACCGTGACGATGCGCCCGTCGGGCATCTCCACCTCGACCGAGCCGCGGAAGGCGATGGGCTCGTCGAACTGGCTGATCTGGTAGTTCTTCGCGAGGTCCGGGTAGAAGTAGTTCTTCCGGGCGAAGCGGGAGCTCGGCGCGATCTCGCAGCCGAGCGCGAGGCCCAGGCTGATCGAGTACCGCACGGCCTGCTCGTTCACGACGGGCAGGGAGCCCGGCAGCCCGAGGTCCACGGGCGTGATGTTCGTGTTGGGCTCGCCGCCGAAGAAGTTCGGCGCGTCGGAGAACATCTTCGTGCGCGTGTTGAGCTCCACGTGCACCTCGAACCCGAGCACGGGCTCGAACATCTCGATGGCCTTCTCGTAGTCCATCAACTCGGCCTTGGCCATCAGTGCGTGTCTCCGTCCGTGGTGCGGCGCGCGGCGCGCGCGAGCTCGGGTGCCTGGGCGAGCAGGGGCCCGCCCCACTGCCGCTCGAGGATCTGCTCGAGGGCGGCGCCGACCGTGTAGAGGCGCGCGTCCTCGCGGGCGGGCGCCATGAACTGGATCCCGACGGGCAGCCCGTCCTCGGGCGCGAGCCCGATGGGGAGGCCGATGCCGGGGACGCCCGCGAGGTTCGCGGGGATCGTCGTGAGGTCGTTGAGGTACATGGCCAGCGGGTCGTCGAGCTTCTCGCCCAGCTTGAACGCCGTCGTGGGCGCGCTCGGGGTGACGAGCACGTCGACCTGCTGGAACGCGGCGTCGAAGTCGCGCTGGATGAGCGTGCGGACCTTCTGCGCGCTGCCGTAGTAGGCGTCGTAGTAGCCGGCGCTCAGGGCGTAGGTGCCGAGGATGATGCGGCGCTTGACCTCCGGACCGAAGCCGGCCTCGCGGGTCGCGGCCATGACGTCCTCGACCGTGCCGCCGCCGGGCGGGTTCACCCGGAGGCCGAAGCGCACCGAGTCGTACTTCGCGAGGTTGCTCGACGCCTCCGCCGGGAGGATCAGGTAGTAGGCGGCGATGGCGTGCTCGAAGTTCGGGGCGGACACCTCGACGATCTCGGCGCCGGCCTGCTCGAGGAGCGCGAGCGCCTCGCGGAAGCGCTGCGTGACGCCGGCCTGGAAGCCCTCGCCGTCGAGCTGCTTCACGACGCCGATGCGGAGGCCCTTCACGGATCCCTCGCGCTGGCCGGCGCGGGCGGCCTCCGCGAACGACGGCCAGGCGTCGGTGAGCGACGTGGAGTCGCGCGGGTCGTGCCCGCCGATGACGTCGTGCACGAGCGCCGAGTCGAGCACCGTGCGCGACACGGGGCCGACCTGGTCGAGGCTCGAGGCGAGCGCGATCGCGCCGTAGCGGCTCACGCCGCCGTAGGTGGGCTTGACGCCCACGGAGCCCGTGACGGCGGCCGGCTGGCGGATGGATCCGCCCGTGTCGGAGCCGAGCGCGACCGGCGCCTCGAACGCGGCGACCGCGGCCGCGGATCCGCCGCCCGAGCCGCCGGGGATGCGGTCGAGGTCCCACGGGTTGTGCGTGGCGCCGAACGCGGAGTGCTCGGTGGAGGAGCCCATCGCGAACTCGTCCATGTTGGTCTTGCCGAGGGGCACCAGGCCCGCGGCGCGGAGGCGCTGCACGACGGTGGCGTCGTAGGGCGGGGTCCAGCCCTCGAGCATGCGCGAGCCCGCGGTGGAGGGCATGTCGATCGTGCAGAGCACGTCCTTGATGGCGATGGGGACGCCGGCGAGCGGGCCGAGCGCGGCCCCCTCGGCGCGCTGCGCGTCGATCTCGGCGGCGCGCCCGAGGGCGGCCTCGCCGGAGACGTGCAGGAACGCGTGGACGTCGCCGTCGACGTGGTCGATGCGGTCGAGGTGCGCGCGCACGGCGTCGACGCTCGACACGTCGCCGGCGGCGAGGCGGTCGGCGAGGGCGGAGGCGCTGAGGCGCGTGAGGTCGTCGGTCATGGTGCTCCTACTGCTCTTCGCCGAGGATCGCCGACACCTTGAAGCGGCTGCCGTCGTGCTCGGGCGCGCCGGCGAGGGCCTGCGCGGTGGTCAGGGTCTCGCCGGGCACGTCGGGCCGGTAGACGTTGACCAGCGGGATCGGGTGGCTCGTGGCGGGGACGTCGGGCGTCGCGACCGCGGTGACCTTCGCGACCGACTCGACGATGAGGCCGAGCTCGGTCGTGAGGGTGTCGATCTCCTCGTCGCTCAGGCGGATCCGGGCGAGGCCGGCGAGGTGCTGCACCTGCTCCCGGCTGATCTGCTCCGTGGGGGTCGTCGCCTGGGGGGTCTCGTCCCCGCTGGTCGCGTCGGCGGGCTCGGGCCGGGTGTCGGGCATGCGTCTCCAAAGGACTGTGTGCGGGGGTACCGGGAGATTCTATTGGCGTCACCCCCGTGCCCACCGCAGCCCGGATCCCCGCCCGACGCCGATCCGGCCGCCCCCGCGTCCTGCCGCTCGTCGCCGGGACGGACGCGGCGGGCGACCTCGGGGTGGGCGACGCGCTGGTCACGATGCGCGTCGGCGGCGGCGCGATCAGCGGACGCGGCCCCTGCGACGACTACCGCGGCCCGATCGGCGACACCGGCGACGGGATGCTCGCCGGCGTGGCCCCGGGCACGCTCCCCTGCGGCGACCACGGGCGGGAGGCGCGCTGCCTCCGGGACCTCGTGCAGGTCTCCTCGCTCGAGGTCGAGGACGGCCACCTGGTCGCGAGCGGCGGCGACGGGGTCCGGCTGGAGTACGCGGAGCGCAGCCGCCGCTGACGCCGGGCGCGCCGTCGCGGGCGCTAGCGTCCGATCGCCGCCGTGGTCACGTCGTCGAGCACCTGACGGCCGATGCCGATGAGCGCGAGGTTCCGGAAGGACTCGGTGCCGTGGTCGAAGTAGCTGTTGTGCCCGACGACGCCCTGCAGGCCGCCCTCGGCCGAGACGCCCGCGGATCCGGGCGTGCCGCCCACGTCGAAGCCCTCCGCGCCGAAGCGCGGGCTGCCGGGGTCCGAGCCGAACCAGCTCGACCCGACCACCGGATCCCACGGCGCCTGGCCGACGAACACGCGGCCGGCGGGCACCGCCAGCTGGGACGCCGTGCGCACGCCGCCGCCCGGCGAGCCGACGACGGCCAGCGCGTCCACGGCGGCCCGGCCGCTCGACAGCGCGAGCAACGCCGCCGTCGAGCCGTAGGAGTGCGCGATGACGGCGAGGTGCGGCGGATCCTCGCGGCGGAGGCCCTGGATCCCCTGGATCGCGCCCTCCAGGTACGCCGCCCCCTCCTCGGCGAGGTCCAGCGTGCCGATGCCGAGGAGGTCGGGCGTGCGGTAGCCGATCCAGGCGACGGAGGCCGCACCCGTGCCGCTGCCGCTGCCGCTGCCGCTGCCGAGCAGCGTCGCCTGCTGCTGCTGGAGGCGCGCGGCGACATCCGTCCAGTCGACGAGGCGGTCGGACACCGAGTAGTACATGCCGGGCACGACGATGTCGACGTAGGACGCGGTCGCGAGGTCGCCCATCACGACGCCGGCGCGGCCCGGCCACGCCGCGTCCAACGCGAGGAGGGAGCGCGCGGGACCGCCGGGCTGGGGCTCGAGCGCCTCCCGCACCTGCGCGAGCAGCCGGAGGTCCCGCCCGAGCGCGCGCTGCGCCCCGCGCCCCGGCGTGGCCGCCGCCGTCGCGTGCAGCTCGCGCTCCCGCTGGTCGAGGTAGCGGCGGTTCGCCGCGTCGCGCTCGGCGAACGGGACCCCCTCGAGGTTCCCGACCAGCTCGGGCATGCCCTCGGCGAGGGCACGGCGCTCGGCGGGCGCGAGGGCCGACCACCAGGCGACGACGCCGGACACCGAGGGCGGGCGGCGGATGAGCTCGCGCACGGTGTCGGGGATCGCCCGGGCCAGGCGGCGCAGGTCGGGGACGTCGAGCGCCGGGAGCGCGCCGAGGAGGGCGACCGGCGAGGTGCCGCGGAGCGCCGCGTCGGACACGCCGGCGTCGCGGAGCTGCGCCACCACGCGGGCCGAGCTCGGCAGGTGCGCGCCCGTCGCGGGATCCGCCGCGTCCGGACCCGCGAGCACCGCGGGCGGACCGGGTGCCGCCGCCGCCGGAGCGGCGGGCACGACGACGGACCCGACCAGCCCGCAGGCGATGGCCGAGGCGATGAGCATCACGCGGACGCGAGACGACACGGTTCGAGAGCCCCCAGTGACCCGGCGCGGGCGGACCGGCGCCGGAGGGTGGCGGGCCCTGCGCCGACGCGCTCCCCCATGCTATCGGCGCGGGGAGCGCCTCGGGAGGCCGGATCAGGCGGGGTCGGCTCTGCCGCCCGCCGCCTCGTCCGGAGCGACCGTCGCGGACCGGTCGGCTTCCGCGTCGAGGTCGGG
The nucleotide sequence above comes from Clavibacter sp. B3I6. Encoded proteins:
- a CDS encoding alpha/beta hydrolase, whose protein sequence is MLIASAIACGLVGSVVVPAAPAAAAPGPPAVLAGPDAADPATGAHLPSSARVVAQLRDAGVSDAALRGTSPVALLGALPALDVPDLRRLARAIPDTVRELIRRPPSVSGVVAWWSALAPAERRALAEGMPELVGNLEGVPFAERDAANRRYLDQRERELHATAAATPGRGAQRALGRDLRLLAQVREALEPQPGGPARSLLALDAAWPGRAGVVMGDLATASYVDIVVPGMYYSVSDRLVDWTDVAARLQQQQATLLGSGSGSGSGTGAASVAWIGYRTPDLLGIGTLDLAEEGAAYLEGAIQGIQGLRREDPPHLAVIAHSYGSTAALLALSSGRAAVDALAVVGSPGGGVRTASQLAVPAGRVFVGQAPWDPVVGSSWFGSDPGSPRFGAEGFDVGGTPGSAGVSAEGGLQGVVGHNSYFDHGTESFRNLALIGIGRQVLDDVTTAAIGR
- the gatC gene encoding Asp-tRNA(Asn)/Glu-tRNA(Gln) amidotransferase subunit GatC, which produces MPDTRPEPADATSGDETPQATTPTEQISREQVQHLAGLARIRLSDEEIDTLTTELGLIVESVAKVTAVATPDVPATSHPIPLVNVYRPDVPGETLTTAQALAGAPEHDGSRFKVSAILGEEQ
- the gatA gene encoding Asp-tRNA(Asn)/Glu-tRNA(Gln) amidotransferase subunit GatA; translation: MTDDLTRLSASALADRLAAGDVSSVDAVRAHLDRIDHVDGDVHAFLHVSGEAALGRAAEIDAQRAEGAALGPLAGVPIAIKDVLCTIDMPSTAGSRMLEGWTPPYDATVVQRLRAAGLVPLGKTNMDEFAMGSSTEHSAFGATHNPWDLDRIPGGSGGGSAAAVAAFEAPVALGSDTGGSIRQPAAVTGSVGVKPTYGGVSRYGAIALASSLDQVGPVSRTVLDSALVHDVIGGHDPRDSTSLTDAWPSFAEAARAGQREGSVKGLRIGVVKQLDGEGFQAGVTQRFREALALLEQAGAEIVEVSAPNFEHAIAAYYLILPAEASSNLAKYDSVRFGLRVNPPGGGTVEDVMAATREAGFGPEVKRRIILGTYALSAGYYDAYYGSAQKVRTLIQRDFDAAFQQVDVLVTPSAPTTAFKLGEKLDDPLAMYLNDLTTIPANLAGVPGIGLPIGLAPEDGLPVGIQFMAPAREDARLYTVGAALEQILERQWGGPLLAQAPELARAARRTTDGDTH